The Glandiceps talaboti chromosome 9, keGlaTala1.1, whole genome shotgun sequence genome window below encodes:
- the LOC144439805 gene encoding dapdiamide synthesis protein DdaC-like, translated as MALYSVITTKATCMKPIHRFLFMASKRISSWKVNSGVLSKVRHPIAYRDHSVSATDSFVYHKRVEITKPHFQPRIAEREWLPGSTFPGHNLPEYLACPRENRPAVYEAASSNVSIETWAERARAIIDERLHNYGTILFRRLPLKNAGDFSRFVKALGYQSASYAGGIGARHEVSEMVFTASDIDPPIFTLEPHNEMSYISHPPMKVLFYCDHPATPGHGGESVVADVRDILPKLNKEVVDRFERLGVRYYNYVGCKKKSDLHRSWQQTFQTDNKAEVVTYLEDNGFEYRWEVNDSLFYWQNLPVFRRHPLTGERVWYNQITGHHASFFFDHPNFVDLDIPNWQYPHHSGYGDGSEIEPEVIQHIRDVLWQTAVGFRMQKSDVLVYDNIYAQHARIGYTGNRKLLLALANG; from the exons ATGGCACTGtatagtgttattacgaccaagGCAACATGTATGAAGCCGATTCACAGATTCCTGTTTATGGCTAGTAAGCGAATTTCATCATGGAAAGTGAACAGTGGAGTGTTATCAAAAGTTCGACATCCTATAGCATATAGAGATCACAGCGTGAGTGCAACAGACAGCTTCGTCTATCACAAACGCGTTGAGATTACGAAGCCCCATTTCCAACCTCGCATAGCAGAAAGAGAATGGCTTCCTGGATCAACATTTCCTGGCCACAATTTACCCGAGTATCTGGCGTGTCCCAGGGAAAACAGGCCAGCAGTTTATGAAGCAGCATCATCGAATGTTTCGATTGAAACGTGGGCGGAAAGAGCTCGTGCCATAATAGATGAACGACTTCACAACTATGGGACCATTCTGTTTAGAAGGTTACCACTGAAAAATGCCGGCGACTTCTCACGATTTGTTAAAGCATTAGGCTACCAAAGTGCAAGCTATGCTGGAGGTATTGGGGCAAGACATGAGGTCAGCGAAATGGTATTCACTGCCAGTGATATCGACCCACCTATCTTTACCTTAGAGCCACACAATGAAATGTCTTACATCAGTCATCCGCCAATGAAG GTACTTTTTTACTGTGATCACCCTGCTACACCAGGCCATGGAGGGGAAAGTGTAGTAGCAGACGTGAGAGATATATTACCGAAACTAAATAAAGAAGTTGTTGACAGATTCGAGAGACTTGGAGTTAGATATTACAATTATGTTGGCTGCAAGAAAAAGAGTGATTTGCATCGAAGTTGGCAACAA ACTTTTCAAACCGATAACAAAGCCGAAGTAGTGACGTATTTGGAAGATAATGGATTTGAATATCGTTGGGAGGTGAACGATTCGTTGTTTTATTGGCAAAATCTACCTGTATTCCGAAGACATCCATTGACAG GTGAACGTGTATGGTATAACCAAATTACTGGTCATCACGCATCGTTTTTCTTTGATCATCCAAACTTTGTTGACTTGGACATCCCAAATTGGCAATACCCCCACCACAGTGGCTATGGTGATGGAAGTGAAATTGAACCCGAAGTTATCCAGCATATTCGTGATGTCCTGTGGCAGACAGCAGTTGGTTTTCGGATGCAGAAATCTGATGTCTTGGTCTATGATAATATATACGCCCAGCATGCAAGAATCGGTTATACGGGCAATCGTAAACTGCTACTCGCTTTAGCAAATGGCTAG
- the LOC144439806 gene encoding dapdiamide synthesis protein DdaC-like, with translation MLEILMQEMRSDSVLTGDNEPLMYTIEPYNELAYSSHPPKKAIEGNAIGTTCEGHRHQQENMALYCIITTNTTCMKPIHRFLLMASNRITPWKVNSGLVPSVRHPIAYRCHSLSAKSSFVYHKRVEITKPHFQPRIAEREWLPGSTFPGHNLPQYLACPRENRPAVYEAALSNFPIETRAERARAIIDERLHNYGTILFRSLPLRNADDFSRFVKALGYQSASYAGSNGARHEVSDLVFTASDNDPPIFTIEPHNEMAYSSHPPMKVLFYCDHPATPGHGGESVIADVRDILPKLNKKVVEKFERLGVRYYNYVGCKKRNDSHRSWQQTFQTDDKTEVVTYLKGNGFEYRWEVNDSLFYWQNLPVFRTHPLTGERVWYNQITGHHASYFFDHPNFVDLDIPNWQYPYHSSYGDGSEIEPEVIQHIRDVLWQTAVGFQMQKSDVLVYDNMYAQHARIGYTCNRKLLVALTNE, from the exons ATGCTGGAGATACTGATGCAAGAAATGAGGTCAGACAGTGTATTGACAGGCGATAATGAACCACTTATGTACACCATAGAGCCGTACAATGAACTGGCATACAGTAGTCATCCTCCAAAGAaggcca TTGAAGGTAATGCAATAGGGACAACGTGTGAAGGTCATAGACATCAGCAAGAAAACATggcattgtattgtatcattACCACCAATACAACATGTATGAAGCCGATTCACAGATTTCTGCTTATGGCTAGTAATCGAATTACACCATGGAAGGTTAACAGTGGATTGGTACCAAGTGTTCGACATCCCATAGCATATAGATGTCATAGCTTGAGTGCAAAAAGCAGCTTTGTTTATCACAAACGTGTTGAGATTACGAAGCCCCATTTCCAGCCTCGCATAGCAGAAAGAGAATGGCTTCCTGGATCAACATTTCCTGGCCACAATTTACCCCAGTATCTGGCGTGTCCCAGGGAAAACAGGCCAGCAGTTTATGAAGCAGCATTATCGAATTTTCCGATTGAAACGAGAGCAGAAAGAGCTCGTGCCATAATAGATGAACGACTTCACAACTATGGGACCATTCTGTTTAGAAGCTTACCGCTGAGGAATGCTGATGACTTCTCACGATTTGTTAAAGCATTAGGCTACCAAAGTGCAAGCTATGCTGGAAGTAATGGGGCAAGACATGAGGTCAGCGACTTGGTATTCACTGCCAGTGATAACGACCCACCTATCTTTACCATAGAGCCACACAATGAAATGGCTTACAGCAGTCATCCTCCAATGAAG GTATTGTTTTACTGTGATCATCCTGCTACACCAGGCCATGGAGGAGAAAGTGTAATAGCAGACGTGAGAGATATATTACCGAAactaaataaaaaagttgttgaaAAATTTGAGAGACTTGGAGTTAGATATTACAATTATGTTGGCTGCAAGAAAAGGAATGATTCGCATCGAAGTTGGCAACAA ACTTTTCAAACCGACGACAAAACCGAAGTAGTGACGTATTTGAAAGGTAATGGATTTGAATATCGTTGGGAGGTGAACGATTCGTTGTTTTATTGGCAAAATCTACCTGTATTCCGAACACATCCATTGACAG GTGAACGTGTATGGTATAACCAAATAACTGGTCATCATGCATCGTATTTCTTTGATCATCCAAACTTTGTTGACTTGGACATCCCAAATTGGCAATACCCCTACCACAGTAGCTATGGTGATGGAAGTGAAATTGAACCCGAAGTTATCCAGCATATTCGTGATGTCCTGTGGCAGACAGCAGTTGGTTTTCAGATGCAGAAATCTGATGTCTTGGTCTATGATAATATGTACGCCCAGCATGCAAGAATCGGTTATACGTGCAATCGTAAACTGCTAGTCGCTTTAACAAATGAATAG
- the LOC144440515 gene encoding prostaglandin G/H synthase 2-like: MNNVIVYLLLSVGLQLFMSKVIYAANAERVDRDVTPCSSTPCQNEGQCIFIEQNDLYLCNCKDGFTGIDCETPVSSTDTKVAELCSSEPCQNGGTCRQNGELSLYFCTCVEGYTGRGCETPLKI, from the exons AACAACGTTATCGTGTATTTGCTGTTGTCTGTTGGCTTACAGCTGTTCATGAGCAAG GTGATATACGCTGCGAACGCAGAAAGAGTCGATCGAG ACGTGACACCATGCTCATCCACACCATGTCAGAATGAGGGGCAATGTATCTTCATTGAGCAAAATGATTTATACTTATGTAATTGCAAAGACGGTTTTACCGGAATAGACTGTGAAACAC CTGTTTCATCTACGGACACGAAAGTGGCGGAACTATGTTCATCGGAACCATGTCAGAATGGAGGTACTTGTAGGCAAAATGGGGAATTGAGTTTATATTTTTGCACCTGTGTGGAGGGATATACAGGACGAGGCTGTGAAACACCTTTGAa aatTTGA